The Sorghum bicolor cultivar BTx623 chromosome 6, Sorghum_bicolor_NCBIv3, whole genome shotgun sequence genome contains the following window.
TGTTGCATCAGGGCAACGATAAAAGACCTTGGACAGGACCAGCTCCCCATCCTTCTCGTCATCGGCATCGCTCATGCCGAGGTGGTATTGGTGCATAATCCAGTTGGTCTTCTCCCGCATCCCTTGCTTGATATTGTGCAACACCAGAATCTTTTTGCACCCCTTCTGCCTACCGCCCACAATCACAGCATGTGTCCTGCCAGTTTTGTGCCAATGCGCCTCCCCAGCATCTTCACTGCTGCGCTGGCCGCGCTCTGACTGGATCTTTCTCCTCTTTCTTGTGCCAGTTGGATAGGCCTTGGATGTCTTGTGGAAGAAATGCTTGCTGAGGCCATCTTTTGCCACACCTAGACATGAACAATTAGCTAGGTATAAGCACAAGGGTTTGAGCATACATGATATAGAACAAATCCAGACACATATGTTTATACTGTTGTAATACTGCAGATATAAGTGAAATGCTtcaaatatatttaaaaatttaaaaaatcaaAGTCTGAAAATAATAAGTATACATCTCAGAGAAACGCCATATATAGAACAAGCATGTTTACACAAATAAACAAATAGCAATTGAATGGTAGCAAGGAACCATATATTGGTATATATCTATATCTCGAATAAACTTGAGAAGCATCTTCCAATATACTCCGTAAGCGATCTCACCGGGGAGATTTTCAGGATGGGTGTAGCAAATGTCATTGCCTCCTTCAATGGTTGATATGAAGTGACTTAAGAGAGGGTGTGCTCTGGAGCCTCCTCCTTCCTTCACCAACACCATGGACTCTAGGTGCTCTATGAGCTCCTGGTCCGATGGAGCAAACTTGACACCGGCTGGAAATCCAGCCAAATTCTTTTTGCAATCGCATGCATGATTTCAAAACACATGTATGAGAGTTCAGAAGAAAGGTTCAATTGCTGATGCACACCCcagaaataattaatttagCATACCAGATTGCAGTTAGGGCAGGCGAGGGAAGCTGTGGCTTCGGTGTCGTTGCTGCCGTTCGTGGCGCTTGAATCTCCCCTGAACAAGAAAGGATATTGATGATGAGAAGACTGAAGTAAGAATTAATTTACAGGTAAAAACAACATGCtcagaaaggaaaagaaaaacatCGCAGAGCACAACAACCTAGCTAGCACTCCAGAAACCAACTACTATACGCTCTAGGGCTCAAAACGCGTTTATCTGATTTCTATTTTGAACACAAAGATTTGTTCCCTAAAGCTATGAACGGCATCACTTCCCACTGCAAGGATCCTAGAAAGGGGCGAAATTAAAGCAGCATTCAgactcatagtctcatacagtgGAGACCGGAAAGACAAGGAAGCTGGCAACGAATTGAAAACTGGCAGATCCGAATAGACTAGATCGCTTTGGCTAGTACGATTCAGAACAGATCGAGCTATACGTAAATCATGGACAAGGCCGCACGGTGGGGATCGATCTGATGATCCTAGTAAGGAAAACAGATCGAGAAACGCACGAGATGGATGGATCGAGAGAAAAATTAAAGCGGGAATATGGAAAAGGAGCTCGGCGGCTCACATGGCGTCGGCGGTGCTTCGCGATGCAGCTCCGATCCGATCGCTGCAGTGGACAGCCGGAGGGGAGGGGAACGAGCGAGGAGTCGGAGAACACCACCCAAGCAAAGCAGCTGTTTCTCCAGTGCTCACGGTGAAGCAGTGAAGGACTCAAGGCGGAGGCAGGCCTTTGTGAGCGAGGAAAGATGATATCGACGGCGTGGCGTGGGGGGTAGGTGTGAAAGGGGAGGATCTCGTGGGGCCGCTTCTCTGCTGGGTGGGGACTGCAGACTGCTGTTGCCAACGTTCCAACTGGTGGGCCCGAGAAGCAGTGACATAAGCATGACCGTGGGGACTAAACTGACGCATACCtaagttttaaaaaaaaacacctGAGGgcaacgaaagctagtcggcagtctaccttggggtatacccacggtagtagtttatcggtagacggtgcgcaagctacgaacttgatggtgacgcaagacacggacaaggtttttatccaggttcggccgccgtgtgggcgtaatacctacgtcctgcgtctgattgtattggattgtattgagagaataatgtgtgttgtgtatgacttgtcctctaggggacccctgcccctccttatatatcctgaagggacagagttacaagcaaagtatcctatttagtacaatatcttgtagccttgcggtgcacgccgaccagtcgtgcgccgcacgtcttcatcctgtgggccgagccacctctgatggtgcggcccatataggcctattagggtataggggtttatacctccacagctagtccccgagcaccatgtattgtgatgtaacacgctgtcttgagcttcttcgatcagtgaggcttgacgtcttcaataagcaggaaagtcgccaaAATAGTTGCAAcgatattttgaccaactcaagagacagttgatcaacattgacatcgaagaagtaggttgttcgaagaatgcatggtgctcttaatcaaaaaagatttctttccaggtgaagtgtgcccactttacttttctgaaaagtacagactttcaaaaagcaagcatgttcaccgcaaggtgaagtgtgcccacttagtccccgagcctggtagtaggtgacgtaggcacgtggtgccagggtcaaaaaaaagtcttcatagaaattctaaaactgagatgcatcgccagatgcatcataccgatgtagtccccgagcttgctagaaggcgaagtatgagccttgtagcaaggtctaaaaaataaaattacccctcagttgtatatgagtccaattcatatgtaactgagaagaACAGTCCCCAAACTGTGGTTGGAGAGTGATCGAAGTAAACCCCGAACACAGTGAAGGGAGTgagacgagtccccgagcacggttgAGAATGtagacgtgctcggtggtcggtatagtctccgagcacggcgtagggaccggtggacaagtccccgagcgtggttgggaacgtaaacgtgctcggtggtcggcacagtcttcgagcatagcatagagagtagtcgacaagtccccgagcgtggttgggaacgtaaacatgctcggtggtcagagCAGTCCCCggacacagcgtagggaatagtcgacgagtctccgagcgtagcttgtcgactgggccaaactcctgaaaaataaatatagagaataggtagtacatgatgtataaataaactctagataaaaaatcagcactgagataagttttagattttttgttataaaattagcacgagtagttaattcatcctagagcttgtaccagctctggtctagccaacactcagcatgaggtgcggaacctaggcacgcgtaaGATTGTCAGCcacgccagagagctactgccgaccacccggaacgcagagggcggatctcgtgcacgtgtagggaggagtcggagacactacCGGCTctagaaagctcgtgtaggagaaaaaactagtcggctaacaaaaaagttgttttgaagaataaaaaatattatgccaaaaataaataaaatattagaagtgtacttatctttggacagaGAGCTGCTTGACTTGTTGTCGTGACGGTGGTcacggttgtcgtagcgccgttcttcgcggcgattattattgcgactcgtggtcagagcaagtaggccaaccacaacttggtcgatagcctgagcaggtcggtgtcgtcgatctgcctccctttgtagcagagaagcggcgacgcgttgtcggcgtagtcggagacgttgctggtgtggtcgaaatcgtagccagcgtggttggagccgcggccgacgtcgatgaagaagtgattggcgcagatcggatctacgcctcctccatggtcgtggcggtgaagctgtcgAAGCCGATGACGAACGTGAAGCCGTCCGCCACAGCCACGAAGTtgaggatgatgaccatcttgttcgtctggagagctgtacgcacaccccctacctggcgcgccactgtcgacgaaagctagtcggcggtctaccttggggtatacccacggtagtagtttatcggtagacggtgcgcaagctatgaacttgatggtgacgcaagacacggacaagatttttatccaggttcggccgtcgtgtgggcgtaatacctatgcgtctgattgtattggattgtattgagagaataatgtgtgttgtgtatgacttgtcctctaggggacccctacccctccttatatatcctgaagggacagagttacaagcaaagtatcctatttagtacaatatcttgtagccttgcggtgcacgccgaccagtcgtgcgccgcacgtcttcatcctgtgggccgagccacctctgatggtgcggcccatataggcccatgagggtataggggtttatgccCCCACAGTTGGAGGTACTAAAATTTATCATGTACTGTAGTTCTTTTGTTTTTTATAGTTtttatctaatcatgaactaattaattaggcttaaaagattcgtctcgcaaattattttctagctagttgtgtttttagtttcgtaaataatttatatttagtactctatgtatgtgtccaaacattcgatgtgatgggtgcTAAAAAAGTCAACACAAACCAAACATGGCCTTAAATGACTTGCCAAGACCTAACTCTATTTATCATGTTCATATCTTGAAGAATGTGGCCAAACTTGGAAAATCAATATAgtctatttgtcaaataaagaaagcgGCCTGCCTTCGCATCATACGGCGACTCGACGGCAACTTAGTCACCGTCGCCGAAACCTCCCACCGCACATGCTCTTTGGCCGTCGCCGCCGCTCCCCAGCTAGCAGGGTGGCGGCTCGTGGCGACGTCTACAAAGGCCTCCCTCCCAGtacactccacctcctccctcATCTCctctcctcattttcccatgtCGAACTCTAGCACATTAGCGGCAAGGATGACCGATGGCGAGCAGGGTGGTTGCCAACGTGCCAAATCCGTGCCCCCTAGGATTGGATATGGCGATCCCAGTACCAGATTTGGCTACACGGTGCACAATAGGTGAACATGTATGGCGGCTAGCGGGTGCGCTTGCAGAGGCAGGCGGCGATCGGCGGCAGAACACCGAGCGGTTAGGCGGCCTCACCCCCCATGCATGCTAGCCTACAGCGGCGCAGTAGGCAGACTGAGCAGATCAAGCCCCCTGTGTTCAGATGTTGCATCTGCACCCCATGCTCGCACATCCTCCATAGCGAACGTTAGTATTTTGGGTTTGGGCAGCTATTTCTTGCCGGGCCATGGTTGGTCTAGCTCCAAATGAACTTGTCGTGTGGCTTGTAGGGGTTGGCCAGGGCTCATGCTGGAAACTGCAAAGGGCTCTAGCCATGGCTAGTGTGGCTGGCAGGGGCTGTGGCTCCCGCGCACCTCGCTCGCGCAGCCCGCTAATGCCCCTCAACGCTATAGGAATCTTGCGTCGATGGTCTACCTACTCATAATGGAATACTTGGACGTATAGCTCTGTGTGTTAGGCATCTACAAGGCTCTAGAATTGCTATTCCTCTAAGACAAGTACTCGTCGTCGACAAGTTTGGCATGCTACGTTGCGCTTTGGGTTGGCTTCCAtagtcatatggaatctaggtGAAAACCCTACCTATCTATTGTTGGAGACTCAACTACGCCTTCACCCCCAGCTGCGTCAAAGAGAGGATTTAGCTCAATCGCAGGAGCCAAGACCTCCGCATCCCTGACCTTCAAACGATGAGGGACGAAGGTCCCGAGCGAACTTAGCATTGATACAGATTGTATGGTGAGTCATGTGTGCAGGAACCGACCTAGCGCGGAGGATCACGGGAGAAGAAGGGCACATCCTTCGTCTCTTGCGCGATGAAGGACGTGTTGAACCCGACCAGGGATGAGCTGAGGAACCGTCAGGAGGCAGACGGAGATCCCTTGGCGGTTGCACGGCGGAGGATCTATGAGCCTTGGCGAAGGTTCGAGTTGTGGCAAGACCAGGACTCCAACGTGGTGGTGTGTGAAGAGCCTGCAGTACAAAATTACTCAAGTAGCCCTATGAGTTGTAGACTGCAATGACGGAATATGCTAGAATATCCCGCCACCGTCATGGGGTTTTTTCTAATGGATCTCGGTCGGAGTCCGCGCCCTATATAAGTGGGTTGTAAATGCTTTTGCAAGAGTTAGTTGAAATCAATTATTGGTACAGTGCTGATCCTAGGGTTTCGAGTCAGAATGTTGTAAACTCAATCCACTCGCGGCAATGAGCGGGTGGACCCGACTGGTTACACCGATTGGAGGCGCTGCAACTTCTTCCAACAGCTATTACTCCATATCCCTCCCTAGATACGTT
Protein-coding sequences here:
- the LOC110436287 gene encoding NAC domain-containing protein 10-like gives rise to the protein MREEVECTGREAFVDVATSRHPASWGAAATAKEHVRWEVSATSSHHQYPFLFRGDSSATNGSNDTEATASLACPNCNLNLAGFPAGVKFAPSDQELIEHLESMVLVKEGGGSRAHPLLSHFISTIEGGNDICYTHPENLPGVAKDGLSKHFFHKTSKAYPTGTRKRRKIQSERGQRSSEDAGEAHWHKTGRTHAVIVGGRQKGCKKILVLHNIKQGMREKTNWIMHQYHLGMSDADDEKDGELVLSKVFYRCPDATMVEVEHNNEKVEVTSEATSNILRVSGAAAVTAATVNMVQQQQHRPQRQAHGQDQCKFAPPNMFQEAGVGELVSGDQGQVHDNNHHIPSQHLVQSVHMEPDTTLSLQVGVGDPVSGDQGQVHGNNHHIPSQNHVQSVDTEPVTTLSLALSAGWCK